A single window of Dermochelys coriacea isolate rDerCor1 chromosome 14, rDerCor1.pri.v4, whole genome shotgun sequence DNA harbors:
- the DAXX gene encoding death domain-associated protein 6 isoform X2: MAATVESNIIVLDDEEEGLPPPIPREPPGPAPASPQPNGTPTKKPDPLAQHAGSFKAENERLFGEFLECCSRLTEEHPEVIPFLASRHQKASTEFLASAEFRNVLGRCLTRVQSKRSKVYVYINELCTVLKAHTQRRKLALSSAPAPPTPYQQEPVAPEGEGTSGQRGTGSKRQIRYLENLLRVYMGEIRRLQERELDLAELDSEDSTYLQESRLKRKMMHIFERLCQLKQCSSLTGRVIEQRIPYRGTRYPEVNRRIERFINRPDVFPDYTDILKVIQKASARHSLGLAKRQMQSMALDAFREVGNRLQERRHLDLVYNFGSHLTDQYRPDTDPARRDSALARRLRENREVALTRLDSVVSRYAQLQDESEEEERVRKRAAQARGNAAPRQEGLLPLPCPMAPDPGAGQPHTQGSPSASTASQGAPVVSEEEEDDDDSEAEEPSSDTDIEEELQQSQEGGEEEEEDAVMQDAEAAGEDTAGDQEDQCMELGLEPLPCSSGGEDLEDEEDEEDEEEDEEEEPLPLAEGEGLPSPKEGPPFSPVQELFVLEIEALPLELSETPPPSPQIPGGSEATPKATPSSPEPSEATPLGSASPETVSSQTEQEVSPKEPASFAVKQEGGGMGDSGLRTQPPAKKRQLSAPRSPLARPLENGGSIISSTSFNGSAGPPACKRGRQELPCGNSCLEVHSIGSEDEDLELPLDSLLPRSPLPDSTRADSPFQSLVSSSQGSPQLCQRLLPKTCKTSVATQCDPEEIIILSDSD; this comes from the exons ATGGCCGCCACAGTAGAGAGCAACATCATTGTCTTGGACGATGAGGAGGAGGGGCTGCCACCACCTATTCCCAGGGAGCCCCCAGGGCCCGCCCCTGCCTCCCCACAGCCTAATGGGACCCCTACCAAGAAACCAGATCCCCTGGCCCAGCATGCTGGCAGCTTCAAGGCTGAGAACGAACGGCTCTTTGGAGAG TTCCTGGAGTGCTGTAGCCGGCTGACGGAGGAGCACCCCGAGGTGATCCCGTTCCTGGCCAGCCGGCACCAGAAGGCTAGCACCGAGTTCCTGGCCTCAGCCGAGTTTCGCAACGTGCTGGGGCGCTGCCTGACACGTGTGCAGAGTAAGCGCAGCAAAGTCTACGTCTACATCAATGAGCTGTGCACTGTGCTCAAGGCCCACACACAGCGCCGCAAGCTGGCGCtcagctcagccccagccccccccaccccctaccagCAGGAGCCAGTGGCGCCCGAGGGGGAGGGGACGTCAGGACAGCGTGGCACTGGCTCCAAGCGGCAAATCCGCTACCTGGAGAACCTGCTGCGTGTCTACATGGGGGAGATCCGGCGTCTGCAGGAGCGGGAGCTGGACCTGGCTGAGCTGGACAGCGAGGACTCCACCTACCTGCAGGAGAGCCGGCTCAAGCGCAAGATGATGCACATCTTTGAGCGCCTGTGCCAGCTCAAGCAGTGCAGCAGCCTGACAGGCCGGGTGATCGAGCAGCGCATCCCCTACCGGGGCACCCGCTACCCTGAGGTCAACCGGCGCATCGAGCGCTTCATCAACCGGCCCGACGTCTTCCCCGACTACACGGACATCCTCAAGGTGATCCAGAAGGCCAGCGCCCGCCACAGCCTGGGCCTGGCCAAGCGCCAGATGCAGAGCATGGCACTGGATGCCTTTCGCGAGGTGGGCAACCGCCTGCAGGAGCGGCGCCACCTCGACCTGGTCTACAACTTCGGTAGCCACCTCACCGACCAGTACCGGCCTG ACACTGATCCCGCCCGGAGGGACTCTGCACTGGCCCGGCGGCTGCGGGAGAACCGAGAGGTGGCGCTGACACGGCTGGACAGCGTTGTCTCGCGCTATGCCCAGCTGCAGGACGAGAGCGAGGAGGAGGAGCGTGTCCGCAAGAGAGCTGCCCAAGCCCGTGGCAACGCTGCCCCCCGGCAGGAGGGGCTGCTGCCTCTACCCTGTCCCATGGCGCCAGAcccaggggcagggcagccccACACACAG GGCAGCCCCAGCGCAAGCACCGCAAGCCAAGGGGCACCTGTGgtcagtgaggaggaggaggatgacgaCGACTCGGAGGCGGAAGAGCCCTCATCAGACACAGACATtgaggaggagctgcagcagagccaagaagggggggaggaggaagaagaggatgcAGTCATGCAAG ATGCGGAAGCAGCAGGTGAGGACACGGCCGGGGACCAGGAGGACCAGTGCATGGAGTTGGGTCTGGAGCCACTGCCATGCTCATCAGGCGGGGAGGATCTGGAGGacgaggaggatgaggaggacgaagaggaggatgaagaggaggagccCCTGCCCCTTGCAGAGGGCGAGGGACTTCCGTCCCCCAAGGAGGGGCCACCATTCAGCCCGGTGCAGGAGCTGTTTGTGCTGGAGATTGAGGCGCTGCCCCTGGAACTCAGCGAGacaccacccccctccccccaaatcccaGGGGGCTCTGAGGCCACCCCCAAGGCCACCCCCTCGTCCCCAGAGCCCTCTGAGGCCACCCCACTGGGCTCCGCCTCCCCCGAGACGGTTTCTTCCCAGACTGAGCAGGAGGTCTCCCCGAAGGAGCCTGCTAGTTTTGCGGTGAAGCAGGAGGGAGGCGGCATGGGGGACTCCGGGCTTCGGACTCAGCCTCCTGCCAAGAAAAGGCAGCTGTCTGCCCCCAGGAGCCCCCTTGCCCGGCCCTTGGAGAACGGGGGCAGCATCATCAGCTCCACCAGCTTCAACGGCAGTGCTGGGCCCCCAGCCTGCAAGAGGGGACGCCAGGAGCTGCCCTGTGGCAACAG CTGCCTCGAGGTTCACAGCATCGGCTCAGAGGATGAGGACTTGGAGCTGCCGCTAGACAGCCTgctgccccgcagccccctgcctgaCTCCACCCGTGCAGACTCGCCCTTCCAGAGCTTGGTCAGCAGCTCCCAGGGCAGCCCGCAGTTGtgccagcgcctcctgcccaagACCTGCAAG ACCAGCGTGGCGACTCAGTGTGACCCGGAGGAGATCATCATTCTGTCAGACTCGGATTAG
- the DAXX gene encoding death domain-associated protein 6 isoform X1 — MAATVESNIIVLDDEEEGLPPPIPREPPGPAPASPQPNGTPTKKPDPLAQHAGSFKAENERLFGEFLECCSRLTEEHPEVIPFLASRHQKASTEFLASAEFRNVLGRCLTRVQSKRSKVYVYINELCTVLKAHTQRRKLALSSAPAPPTPYQQEPVAPEGEGTSGQRGTGSKRQIRYLENLLRVYMGEIRRLQERELDLAELDSEDSTYLQESRLKRKMMHIFERLCQLKQCSSLTGRVIEQRIPYRGTRYPEVNRRIERFINRPDVFPDYTDILKVIQKASARHSLGLAKRQMQSMALDAFREVGNRLQERRHLDLVYNFGSHLTDQYRPDTDPARRDSALARRLRENREVALTRLDSVVSRYAQLQDESEEEERVRKRAAQARGNAAPRQEGLLPLPCPMAPDPGAGQPHTQGSPSASTASQGAPVVSEEEEDDDDSEAEEPSSDTDIEEELQQSQEGGEEEEEDAVMQDAEAAGEDTAGDQEDQCMELGLEPLPCSSGGEDLEDEEDEEDEEEDEEEEPLPLAEGEGLPSPKEGPPFSPVQELFVLEIEALPLELSETPPPSPQIPGGSEATPKATPSSPEPSEATPLGSASPETVSSQTEQEVSPKEPASFAVKQEGGGMGDSGLRTQPPAKKRQLSAPRSPLARPLENGGSIISSTSFNGSAGPPACKRGRQELPCGNSSCLEVHSIGSEDEDLELPLDSLLPRSPLPDSTRADSPFQSLVSSSQGSPQLCQRLLPKTCKTSVATQCDPEEIIILSDSD, encoded by the exons ATGGCCGCCACAGTAGAGAGCAACATCATTGTCTTGGACGATGAGGAGGAGGGGCTGCCACCACCTATTCCCAGGGAGCCCCCAGGGCCCGCCCCTGCCTCCCCACAGCCTAATGGGACCCCTACCAAGAAACCAGATCCCCTGGCCCAGCATGCTGGCAGCTTCAAGGCTGAGAACGAACGGCTCTTTGGAGAG TTCCTGGAGTGCTGTAGCCGGCTGACGGAGGAGCACCCCGAGGTGATCCCGTTCCTGGCCAGCCGGCACCAGAAGGCTAGCACCGAGTTCCTGGCCTCAGCCGAGTTTCGCAACGTGCTGGGGCGCTGCCTGACACGTGTGCAGAGTAAGCGCAGCAAAGTCTACGTCTACATCAATGAGCTGTGCACTGTGCTCAAGGCCCACACACAGCGCCGCAAGCTGGCGCtcagctcagccccagccccccccaccccctaccagCAGGAGCCAGTGGCGCCCGAGGGGGAGGGGACGTCAGGACAGCGTGGCACTGGCTCCAAGCGGCAAATCCGCTACCTGGAGAACCTGCTGCGTGTCTACATGGGGGAGATCCGGCGTCTGCAGGAGCGGGAGCTGGACCTGGCTGAGCTGGACAGCGAGGACTCCACCTACCTGCAGGAGAGCCGGCTCAAGCGCAAGATGATGCACATCTTTGAGCGCCTGTGCCAGCTCAAGCAGTGCAGCAGCCTGACAGGCCGGGTGATCGAGCAGCGCATCCCCTACCGGGGCACCCGCTACCCTGAGGTCAACCGGCGCATCGAGCGCTTCATCAACCGGCCCGACGTCTTCCCCGACTACACGGACATCCTCAAGGTGATCCAGAAGGCCAGCGCCCGCCACAGCCTGGGCCTGGCCAAGCGCCAGATGCAGAGCATGGCACTGGATGCCTTTCGCGAGGTGGGCAACCGCCTGCAGGAGCGGCGCCACCTCGACCTGGTCTACAACTTCGGTAGCCACCTCACCGACCAGTACCGGCCTG ACACTGATCCCGCCCGGAGGGACTCTGCACTGGCCCGGCGGCTGCGGGAGAACCGAGAGGTGGCGCTGACACGGCTGGACAGCGTTGTCTCGCGCTATGCCCAGCTGCAGGACGAGAGCGAGGAGGAGGAGCGTGTCCGCAAGAGAGCTGCCCAAGCCCGTGGCAACGCTGCCCCCCGGCAGGAGGGGCTGCTGCCTCTACCCTGTCCCATGGCGCCAGAcccaggggcagggcagccccACACACAG GGCAGCCCCAGCGCAAGCACCGCAAGCCAAGGGGCACCTGTGgtcagtgaggaggaggaggatgacgaCGACTCGGAGGCGGAAGAGCCCTCATCAGACACAGACATtgaggaggagctgcagcagagccaagaagggggggaggaggaagaagaggatgcAGTCATGCAAG ATGCGGAAGCAGCAGGTGAGGACACGGCCGGGGACCAGGAGGACCAGTGCATGGAGTTGGGTCTGGAGCCACTGCCATGCTCATCAGGCGGGGAGGATCTGGAGGacgaggaggatgaggaggacgaagaggaggatgaagaggaggagccCCTGCCCCTTGCAGAGGGCGAGGGACTTCCGTCCCCCAAGGAGGGGCCACCATTCAGCCCGGTGCAGGAGCTGTTTGTGCTGGAGATTGAGGCGCTGCCCCTGGAACTCAGCGAGacaccacccccctccccccaaatcccaGGGGGCTCTGAGGCCACCCCCAAGGCCACCCCCTCGTCCCCAGAGCCCTCTGAGGCCACCCCACTGGGCTCCGCCTCCCCCGAGACGGTTTCTTCCCAGACTGAGCAGGAGGTCTCCCCGAAGGAGCCTGCTAGTTTTGCGGTGAAGCAGGAGGGAGGCGGCATGGGGGACTCCGGGCTTCGGACTCAGCCTCCTGCCAAGAAAAGGCAGCTGTCTGCCCCCAGGAGCCCCCTTGCCCGGCCCTTGGAGAACGGGGGCAGCATCATCAGCTCCACCAGCTTCAACGGCAGTGCTGGGCCCCCAGCCTGCAAGAGGGGACGCCAGGAGCTGCCCTGTGGCAACAG CAGCTGCCTCGAGGTTCACAGCATCGGCTCAGAGGATGAGGACTTGGAGCTGCCGCTAGACAGCCTgctgccccgcagccccctgcctgaCTCCACCCGTGCAGACTCGCCCTTCCAGAGCTTGGTCAGCAGCTCCCAGGGCAGCCCGCAGTTGtgccagcgcctcctgcccaagACCTGCAAG ACCAGCGTGGCGACTCAGTGTGACCCGGAGGAGATCATCATTCTGTCAGACTCGGATTAG